The DNA window GTTTTACGATAAAAAATAAGACGTAGGCTCATGCAAAACGCTGTTTTAGAAAAGATGGAAAAGATTAAAACACTTTTTCAGGAATCAAAAGAACAGGCTTTACAAACAAATGACCTTGCGACTTTTATTATTGAACTGGACAAGGTTGAAAATGAATTTCGTTCGGTCGCTTATGAAGCAGCAGCAATGGCGTTTGCAGAACAGGATCTTCTTGCAGAGAACACGTTAACAAACTGGAACTTGTTTTGTAAAAAATCGGAAGCTACTTACGAAGTTCAATTGCATGTGGGGTTAGGTTGGGCATTGGCAAAGGAAAACAAAGAAACAAGTGCATTATTTAATTCTTTGGATCCGTTTATGGTTCCGCGTGTTTTAGATGGAATGGGTTATTATGATGGTGTTTTCAGACAAAGAGCAACCATCAAAAATTTGAAAAATTCTGATAAATTTGATTCATCAGATTTAAATCATTACGATCAAGGAGTAGGAAGAAGTATTTGGTATTTAGCGGCAGGAAATCCAACAAAATGCAGCGAAATTATCAATACCTTTCCGTCTGAACGGAGGGTTGATTTGTGGAGAGGAATTGGCATTGCAAGCGTATATGTGGGTGGATGTGAAGATGCCACACTGCTTGAACTAAAAAAAACAGCAAAGGAATATTCCATTGCATTAACAGTTGGAGCAGCATTGGCAATAAAAAGCAGAGTAGAATCCAATTCCGTTACAAATGATACAGAACGTGCTTGTAAATTGTTGCTTCAATCAAACGCGAACGAACTGGTAGACAAATTAAATACGATTAGAAAAGAAGCGCCAGGAATCGCATACAATAAGTGGTTAGCTACAATTGAACAACACTGCATTTGATTAAATAATTCTATATTCAGCACATGAAAAAAGAAGAACTTCCACAAGACGAATCAGCATTGGCTTCCATGACCAGGGAATTGATGTATGTGAAAGATAAAGAAGGAAAATACACCACCGATTTAAGTACCGGCTGGGAAGTAAAAAAACAAGCATTGGACAATGCCTGGGACGATATCAAAGAACGCACGGAAGAAGCTCGCTTGGCTGTAAAGAACGGAGAAAAGAGCCCGATTTATTATTTCATGGAATTGCGCATCATGGATTTTCCTGTATTAACAGGCTATACCGGCTTCTGGACATTCACCATAAAACGACACATGAAACCAAATGTCTTTAAATCGTTAAGTGAAAAAAAGTTAGCGATTTATGCTAAAGCATTTGAGATTACGGTGGAAGAATTGAAAAATTTTAAAGGGTAACTGGCAATTATATCAATAGGCAGTAAACAATTAACCAAATTTAAAAAGTAAAGAACATAATAACCGTCATTGCGAGGAACGAAGCAATCTTTCACAGATAGTTAATCAACTCCTATTCATCTAAGATTGCTTCGTCCCTCGCAATGACGTACCAAATAAAAGTTATAATCCCAAAAGGATTTGGAACGTAAAATTATGGAGAAAGAATTTAAACATATACAAGCAGCACATTGCGAAAATGGCGTAGCAACAAGTTTATTGCGTTATCATGGATTGGATTTCATGACTGAGCCT is part of the Bacteroidota bacterium genome and encodes:
- a CDS encoding DUF1702 family protein, with the translated sequence MEKIKTLFQESKEQALQTNDLATFIIELDKVENEFRSVAYEAAAMAFAEQDLLAENTLTNWNLFCKKSEATYEVQLHVGLGWALAKENKETSALFNSLDPFMVPRVLDGMGYYDGVFRQRATIKNLKNSDKFDSSDLNHYDQGVGRSIWYLAAGNPTKCSEIINTFPSERRVDLWRGIGIASVYVGGCEDATLLELKKTAKEYSIALTVGAALAIKSRVESNSVTNDTERACKLLLQSNANELVDKLNTIRKEAPGIAYNKWLATIEQHCI